The Lonchura striata isolate bLonStr1 chromosome 8, bLonStr1.mat, whole genome shotgun sequence genomic interval CGTTACTGGCCCGGACGCGGCTGCCTCATTAGCTACCGCTTGTCGTGCGGAAATACTCGAGACATTTCCCATTCACTCCAACTCGAAccgaaataataataataaaaaataaaataaaataaggccAGAAACACATTCCCTTCCGCCGgctgcccctccctgcccccGCCGGCCCGGCTGTCTGCACGCCGCGAAGCGCGGAGCGGCCGGCAGCGAGCACCGCGGGGCCGCCTCCGCGGGGGCGCAGGAGCCGCGGAGCGCCCTCCCCGCCGGTCCCGCGCCCCACAGCGGCGGGGCGgtcagcaataaaaaaatagacAGAACTTTTTGGCCGAATGCGGGGGCGCCCCCTGCCccgacccccccccccccatccccccGCGACTCCCTCTACAAAACACCCCCGGGCTCGGGCCAGGGTAGTTATCTGGTGAGCGGCGCCTCCTCCCGCTGGTCCGGCGAGGCGACCGCGGCCTTGCTGAGCACGGCGGCCGAGTAGGGCAGGAAGCCGCTCTCGGAGCGCTGCCCCGCCGCCGTGCACGGGAAGtcggcggccgcgccgccccgcgaGCCCAGCGCCgaggccgccgccgccgccgccgccgccgtctggctgctgtggcagctgaggcaggagcagggcgcCGAGCCCCCCGGCGGCCCCgagcccgccgccgccgccgccgccgctgccgccgccgccgccgccgaggCGGCCGCGCTGCTGTTGAGGCCGGCGGCGGCCGGCGTCTGGTAGAGGCCGGGGTGTCGGaaactgcagagcagctccGGGCGGGAGTAGGGGTGCGAGAGGGCGCGGAAAGTGTCCAGAGGGCGGATGGAGGTGGCGaagggcgcggcggcggcccccgaggcagcggcggcagcggcggcagccgTGACCCCGACGTGCGGGTAGTAGTGGAGCGGGACGTGGGAATGGAAAGGGTAGGGCAGACTGCCCGTGGCCGCCGCGTGGGTCATCATGTAGGTGTAGAAGCTGGGGTCGGCCGGGTGGGGCCAGGACATGGCCAGGCGCTGCCGCTTGTCCTTCATCCGCCGGTTCTGGAACCACACCTGCGGGGATACAAGCACAGCGTGGCCTCAGATCCGCTTCACTCCGCGCCCCGCCGCACCCGTTCCCGTGGACACCGGCGGGCACCCACCAAATCATACTGCTAAAGCTTCTAGGCGACCCCTCTCCCTTCCGGAGCAACCTCCCGTGACCTTGCCCGAGAGGGACCCCTTCGATCCGAATAAATGTTTCCCTTCGAATCGTCCCGTCCTCCCCGCTCAGGACTCTGCCTTCACGGTACTGACGCTCATTCATTCCCCCTGCGTTTATTCTCTCCCCTCTTCCCTTTAGTAAATAGGCTAACGCGATAAAAACTGacgaggaaaataaaaacaacagtaataacagcaactttttaaaaagtaaatgaaaagcGTTAGATGCGGAAAAGCAAACGAGCACGAGTGGTGCTCATAGATGTGGGCCTCGCGAGCCCTTCAACCGGAGACCCCAGCCGGCCGCGGCCCGGGGTGCTCGGGGCAGCCGCGGCTCTGTGGGCGCGGAACGCGGCGTACCTTGATGGTGGTTTCGGGAAGATTGAGGGCGGCGGCCAGCTCGCAGCGCCGAGGCCGCGACACGTAGTTCTCGCGGTAAAACTCCTTCTCCAGGCGGGCGATCTGCTCCCGGGTGAAGGCGGTGCGGTAGCGGCGCACCTGGTCGGCCCCCGCCGCCGAGCCGCCCAGCGCGCCGCCGCTGTGCAGGCTGCCGatgccggcggcgggggcggcggcggcggcgggggcgctgGGCGTCGGGCTGCTCTCCGCGTAGCCTGCGGGGTGAGGGCACGGTGGTGAGAGCGGGCGACTCGGTGGACCCTCAATCCTCCCGGCCAGGCCGGACCGGGCCCGCTACACCCAAGGCCAGCTGTCATTCTTACAAATCCCTGCTGCTAACAGAATCGATATATTTGGATTTGGAGGTTGCTTGTTGGTTAttctttggttggttggttgggttggggttttttaatccTTCGTAACTGCTTTATTTTCAGATGGGGCAGGTTTGCAGACTGCAGGGCAGCCGAGCTCAGGGGAGAGCGGGTGAGGGAACGGGCCGTGGCTCGGGGCCCGGGCTCGGCTCTATCCTGTTCCCCTTCGACTGCCGTTCTTTAGTTTCATTTGAGacatacaaaataaaagcagcaataaAACCTACCccccctttctttttctctaggGTTACGTCGAGCATCCCTTCCTTTCTCCGGTACATTTGACGAAAAAGGCATGCAGTGTGGCGCCTAGGAAATCCACCGTTCATCTCCCTACACCTCCCCAGTAATAACAACCTCCACCTCCAGCAATAGTAACAACCACCGTCCATCACCTTGCCCCGCTAAGAACGGGGAAGGATACGAGGCTGTTTCAAAACGCCTCTTAGAAGCAGAGGAAAAGTGAACAATGCCAAATTAGCCCGAGGTGGACACAGACAGCACGTTGCATATACAGAGAAGGACACACACAGTCAAATGCGGGCAGTTTTCTCTCGTtcccccctctctctctctctctctaatTTAATCTATGTATATACACTCATATACAGCTCAAGAGACGCCGAGAGCTCCAAGAGCGCAGGGAAATACACGGAGAAAGCTTTGCCTAAATATAGGTGGGTGGATATTTGTGCCCACCTATATTCTGGATATATATCTACATATCAATGGATTTgggcatgcacacacacacacgaaGGCACCGGCACAGGCGCTGCCCGGACAGTGTATCTCGGCTATTGGGGTAGCGCCGTAATTGTAATAATATTTTACAGCCTGGAGCTCTGTCTTCGCAGAAGAGAGAGCGCCGATGCAGTGGCCAGCAACTTTGGCGTTGGCAGTGGGTTTCCTCTGGTTTTTAAAGCCGGTTGGCAAAGCGCGGGGCTTAGATGAAGATGATAAAGGAAGAGTTACCTTTGTTACTGTTTTCCTTCAGCTGGGAGGAAGTCAGGCTGGCCGGGGAGCGGAGCGCGGAGCAGCCCACCTCCACATCACTGTTCATATCTGCCTCTTGAGCAACTTCGGAATAAAGGCTgattttcttcctgctttccGACGGCGGGATTTCGGAGGACACGGTGCTTTCACTGCTCGGATGCTGGAGATTGAATAAAGTGTCTATTTCAAATTTGCCTTTGGCGGAGATGTCCCCTATAGCGCTGTGCAGGGAGGCGGCAGTCAGTCTCGGGCTGAGGCGACCACTGTGCGGAGAATTTTCAAGGGCCTCCAACACCGCATTTCCAGCTGAGTCTGACAAATTCGAGAGCCTTTTGCCAGCTGTAGGGCTGTGCAGCCCTCTCTCCATCAGGATCATCtcttttcttattctttccATCATCTCAGCTTTATAAAAAATGTCAAAGTTGCAGGGCTGGTCCTGTACTAATgatgagctgcagcaggggctaATTCACATTCAGCCCGGCAAGTGTCTCTAAATATTATTATCTGTTTTTGAGGGAGGTGTAAAAATTGTGGGATGCCAAAGCGAGGGAATGACTGGTCAAAATGACCCATACATCCTTTCTAGCCCGAAATGTCATTCATCAAAAAGTGGTGCTCGTCATTAAGGTACGAATGACGCTGTTCGAATAATCATTTATTGTAACAGGTTTATAAGCAAATAAATACAAGCTCCTGTCAGTGGATAATGAAGGCGGCTTCAGAGCAGACAAATATATCCAggtggaaagaaagaaagacaagAAGTGAGGAGTAAAGCTCCTGTCCTTAGCTTGATCAGATCCTGCTTGAATTGCTCTGGGGTTTGGCCTCTGGGGTGGAATTGACAGTCTGATTAATAAAATGAGCTGTGCAACATTTCCCCCTTCATTTAGGTGCATCATTATgctctgatttttgttttgttgcctTTTAGGTCCTAATGATGCAGCTTCTTTCTCATTTGTCCTCGGACAGAACTACATGCTAAATATTAGATAATACttctctttattattatttctgagGCGAATTTTAGATCACAAGGCAAGGAAATGTTCAATGGGACCAGAGGATTGAGAACCTCCTGCCGCTGATATCTCTTTACTTTTCCCTCCCATTTCCAGACCACTTTGTACTTTTATTTAGGAATTTACACTGACACCCCCACGCACCCCCTGACACGCGCGAACCTTATGCCCAGACTTTACAAGTCTGCTGCCCAGATTCAAGTGCACCTACAGTAGTTACCCGGAGATGAAAATATGTGTTACAGTGTAGTATATTATATCTCTATTATCTTTGTCTTTGCGTCCTTAAATATGATCTCATTTTTACTTTCTATAATCCTGCTTATCGACAAAGCTAACCCGggatttttcttccctctgggAAAATACTGACTGTTTTACAGTATGATAGGGGAAGGAAATAAGTGGAGAACATTAAATACATTCGTGATTTAAAACACTCCGTGGGCATCCATTTAATTCTCCAGGCAGGTTCCACTCCAGCCCTTTGCTTCTTTCCTCCCCACCAACAATAAAACCTAAGCAtttgaaaattaagaaataatcaTAGAATTAAATGATGGATGGGGGTTATTGCCTACAGGTTCCGACCTATCAGAAACATCACCTTAACACCCTCTCTCCAAAGTTACCTGTGGCTCAGTTAGCTCATCCCTCCGCTCTTTGCCGGGTGCCGCGGGGCGAAGCTGCGCCGCGCTGCTGGAGACACGGGCTGCCGCGCCCGGCAGACGTGACAGTCGGAAAGTCTCCCTTCAATGGTAACTTTGCTAGTAATAATGACGCTGATGGCAACCATTTAAACGAAGATAAATCCTTTGTCGTTAGCATCTCTGGAGTGCGCTTCGATAGATGCCCAACCTTTTTTCTCGCCGTGATTTTTTTCACCTACATCATTTAGTGTTTAGACCCTGGGAATACCAGTTTCATCTCTCGGAGAAACACCCGAATGTTTCCTGTGATTAAACGCGGGTTTgattggttttttccttttttttttttttttttttttttttttttttttttttaatgaggagaGCTGTTCCTGCTAATCTTGGTCACACGCATCTCCTAAGTTCTTGTGCTCTTCAGCATGATTCATAGCTCGAAAATGGGATActtgtcagattttttttcaatagccTGTTAAAATCCCCTAAACATTCCACCGAATATTTAACAAACATTCTAGGCGTTGTTTGCAAAATCCAGCCTTCTATTAATGAGAGTTTTATGTCAGCCCTTTGAAATGTGAATTTAGACTGCAATGTGGTGTCCTGCTTTTTACAGCCCCCAAACCAGACCAGAGTAAATGTCAACTTTTCCTTGCCCGCGGGCGCGGCGGAGGAGCGGGGCGCTGCGGAGGGGAGCGGAGCGGCGCGCAGGCCGCGGGGCCGCAGGCTCGGCGGGGCGCTCCCGGAGGGAGAAGCGTGCCCGGGGTGCCCcgcggagcgcggccgggcagcgcccgccggcggcagccccgccccgcccggggacgcggccccgccgcgctcccgctGCCCCTCGCTTCCCCGCCGCGCCCGGCtccgcggcagcggcggcgcggccgtgTCCCGGCGGGGCGGAGGCGGAGCGGAAACCTGCGGCCGGGTTTATTGCTGTCGTTTGGCGCCCTCGTCTGTTTTCTTACATGCTGTAACGCGGCAAGCATCTTTCCCCCTGCTCTCTCGAAAACCGCAGCCGAGATACCACATCTCGGAGGCAATCCTATGTGCACGCCACCAGAACCGGCACGGTTTTAGACTCAAAAAATGTTACTGCACCACTAAAAAGGAGAGAACGGGTTTTATGTTATTTGGAGCGGATGAAAAAGACTACGTGAAAAGCCCCAGTGTGAGAAAAATAAGTTTCACTCGAGTGCGGCTATGAATGATCTTTACTAGGGTTATATTTTGCACCTTTTAAATAATACTGATACCTTAGGTTATGTACAGAGTACCTTAAAATACAGCTAGATTCATATGCAAGGGTTATAAAATGTTATACAATACATTAATAATCTTCCACTAGGTAGAGGTGAGGTTACAAAACTGTTCCCTGCAATGCAGTTAATGAGTTCACCCCAGACTGTCAACCCCCTAATAAACTAGCTGTCTGTTGTTTAAAATCCCAGAAAAGTAGAGGTATTTACTGCACTGATATTTATCTCTTTGCTGGTTGTTTGTGTGCGTCAGGGGAGTTTATGTTTGGTAGCTtgctctttttttgctttttttttttttgcttttttttttcttttttttttttctttttttaaattgtcgCTTTTCTTTTGTGGTGTTCCTTTAGGTACTTTGTTTgactgggtttgttttttttccccaaaaagaaTAGCACAGCCTACAAAATCTTTCCGAATGTTTGTAGTTGTTCAAAACCAATAGCTAAGCCTGAAAAAACACAGATTATTGAAGACATTAGTGGGGAAAGAGGGAGGAAGTTACAGAGACTGACGAGAAACTGCCGAAATATGTGAGCTTTTGTTAGACTCTGTTTACTCAGTTGTTCTTGTAAGTTTAAACAGCTATTTAGGCCTTTGGCCAGATTTTTACCTTTAAAGTTATTGCTGGAGGCATAAAAGAATATTTCAGTACTCATTTATTATATCTTACCCGGGAAGAAGAGGTCGCATAGTTTAATTGAAACAAAGTTCATATTAAATGAGACAAACATCTCGGGCAGCTTTTCACCACTCAGAGCGTTCCTGGGAAGACGAGCGGGAATATCTGCTTCCTATCCCGCAGCGGGGCAGGCTGCCAGCAAGGTCCCAGGGCAGCGCGCATGAGACAGCCGCAGTAGCGCAGAGTCTCCGGGCCGCAGCCCGTGGGGCGGGAGCAGGCGGCGGTGCGGCGGTCGTGGCTGCGGCGGTCGTGGGAAGTGCGGGGTCGTGGGAAGTGCGGGGCCGTGGGAAGTGCGGGGCCGTGGGAAGTGCGGGGCCGCGGGAGCCGCTCCCGCTCCGAGGGCtccgcggcgcggggcgcgctccgcccgcggcggcgccggcggcaGGCGCGGCGGCGCCACCTGGCGGCGCTTTGGCGGCACTGCCCGCcctgccgtgccgtgccgtgccgtgccagcccagcctgtcctgtctgccctgccctgatctacaagccctgccctgccctgccctgctcgccatgccctgccctgccctgctcgcCATGCCCTGCCccgccctgccctgctgtgccagctctgcctgtcGTACccgccggccctgcccgccggcccTACCTGATCTCACCGCCGGCCCTGCCCTCCCTGTTCGCCGGTGCTGCCCGCAGGTGCTGCCACCCTGCCGTCCAGCCCTGCTCGCTGGCCTTGCCTGCCCCCTCCCACCAGCCGGAGGCCGCCTGGCAGGGCAGATCCGCGCCCGCGCAGTGGCTGTCCTGCGTGTCTGAGGACGCGATACGCTCCTGCTCAGCCCCGACTCTCCCCTCCGCCTCAGGCCGCCATATCAGCACAGGGCCAGTTTTGGGGCGTGTTCAGTCTATACTGTCTGTGGAATATCGCTCGCGAGTGAAGGACACGAGCACGGCGTGTCCCCGAGTCCCACGGGCCCTGCGCACCGTCCCGCCCCGCGCTGCGCAGGCAGGCAGACCCCCCCCCCCGGCACGCTGGGGTTCCGCAGTTACACCGCGTCTTCTGAGGCTGCCCTGAGCACACACGGGGTTTCGCTCAAACCATAGAGCCCACGTCCGGTCGCAAAGGGACTCGGCCCATGGCTCAGTTTAGGTTGCAACTGAGGCAGGCTGCCGAGCTGGTCCAAGGTCAGGGTCCCGAGGTCCCCGCGCTGCCTCAGAGCGGCAGGGCAGTCAGAGAGCGGCCAGCACCAGCCCGTGACCCGAGAGCTCAAGTTCAACGCCCGCAGTGCTCAGCCGCCCGTGGCCGCTGCACCGAGACCACGCGGGGAGCCCCGAGAAAACTTTCTCCGTCTCGAAACGCATTATTTAAAGTTGAAGTAACTAAAGAAGTGAGAAGCTGTGGCATAGATCTGGAGGGGGAAATAGTTTAACAATTCTCCACGTGTTGCTGTTCAATCTATTCGTTATCATAACTGACTATTCTTTTAAAAGCATGGGGGAAAATGAAAGTTCTTCTGTTCTGTTTAGGTATTAAAAGTTCATACAAATTAAAAGGTAACCACGGAACGCAGTGGAAACGGGATAAGGTTTGGAAGACATATAAATCGAGTGGTTTTGTTTGCGTTCTCTGTTTGTCCCggacaataatttttttcttacaccAAACGCTAATATAAGAAGCAACTTCCTATCGAGACAATTACCATGGGCAAATTCTGACGAGGGAGGACATAAAAATCGGGGGGGTTTCTGTAAGAGATGGATACTAGGCAGATACTAAAAGCCTGTGCTAAAAGTTTGAGTGGAATCCTAACTGTATTAAATAGTGGTAAATGCACTTGACTAAATGAGATTATTTCAGgattgtaaaaattaaaaaaaaaaaatccacaacctTTTCTTCTGGGGAGGCACAAGCACGCCTGCAGCGTTGCTCTCTAGCTCATGTATTCTGCAGATTCCCATGCAATGTGTCAATGGAAAATGCGACGCGGCTCCTCAGGGCGCTGGCCACCCGCGGAAGCGCTGCCCAGAGAGGACAggacctcctgccctgcccgacAGGCGCTGAGCCTCGATGGGCACTGCTCTGCCTGGGCAAAAGAAGCGCCGGGCTGCTCGGGGCCTCCGCACGGCCCCCCGGACCGGGGGTGCGGGACACATCCTGCTACTTGTAAACTGGGTGGGTGCTCTCAGAGAACCGACCTTTGCTCATGAGATCATTTATTCCTGTGTATAATATCCTGCCATGCAAGGCAATGCTGTTTTCTACACCCTTCACAAAGCAGCTCATTACAGAATTGAAGTTATTGGTCATGAACCCGCCCAAAGTGTTTTTCCGTACACCGAGGGGCTCTCGCTGGAGCTGAGGTCTCGGCAGGGCTGAAGACCTCTACGGGAGTCGCTGCGGCTGCACCGTGGTTTCCTTTGATGCAATCGACCTCAAAAAGCTCCAAAACCCTGCTCTTTAGGTGTTGCTTTCTTTCGCGGCCTTATTTAAAGGTCCTGACGTGAGAGAAATTTTTACTGCATTTATTGAAAGAGGAAACACAACAGGACGTGGGAATGCACATAGAAAGATGTCCGGAGAAATAAAGTCCTTCGTTTCTCTGGACTTCTTTTTTATAGCAACGTTTTCGGTAGAAAGTCGCTTGCAGCGACATAAAAGGGTGAGAAAATTGTTCTTCGACTAAACTTCCTTCTAATTACGGAGGGTTTAATGTCCTGAGAGTAAATACTGATTCGGCTTATAACTGAGAGAAACGTAACCACGCGTGGTTCACTCCTTAGCTGATTATGAAAGATTAATAACAATTAAGCGGTCAGAGCTAATGAACATGAACTCGTCTATGACATTCGGTTGGTGCCGTAATTATGGGCGCCCGTTTGTCATTCCAAACCCCTCTTCCACATACCGCCGGCGATTATTAGACCGGCTGCAAGTAGGGCTGAGTGACGGGCGGCTGCTGCGGGACCTGCAGCTATCCCTCGACAGCCCAGCGCccggggagccctgccagcaccTGCCCGGGCTGCTCAGCGAGGACACCCCCAGAGCCCCGCAATGGTGTCGGTACAGAGTTTCACCTCCGTGGCGGCTGCCTCTCCTCTCTCATGCGCCCGAGCCTCCGTAGGGTCAGTAAACACAGCCACAGCTATATCGTTTTCAGCGGCGCGGTGttcccctgtccttccccacGAACCTGATACTTTCCCCAGCAACTTCTTGCCCTCTGCGCCCAAGAGAGAGCGAAGTGTGCAATACAAAACTGCGGAGCGACTGGACTCGGTCCAGAGGGGTAGGGATTGGGGTTGTGGTTGAGTGGTTGAGGTTGTGGCTGGGACTGGAGCTAGAGTTGGGAGTCATCTTCGGAGCTTTCTCCATTTCCAGTACTTCGCGCTCCTGCATTTCCATCCCGACTCAGTGTGGGAGTCTAGAGAGACGACAGAAGGATTTGCCACCGTCTTGGGAAGTCACCACGAGAACAGCCGTCAGTGTAAGCAAATTCTGCGTTTTAACTAGGCTGCCTTACCACGACATGAGCTGACACTGCACGGGGAAAAAAGCCACATCTAATGAGCACCAGGTTTACCATCTTGCGCTGCGCACAGACCCCGTGCATTTTC includes:
- the EVX2 gene encoding homeobox even-skipped homolog protein 2, giving the protein MMERIRKEMILMERGLHSPTAGKRLSNLSDSAGNAVLEALENSPHSGRLSPRLTAASLHSAIGDISAKGKFEIDTLFNLQHPSSESTVSSEIPPSESRKKISLYSEVAQEADMNSDVEVGCSALRSPASLTSSQLKENSNKGYAESSPTPSAPAAAAAPAAGIGSLHSGGALGGSAAGADQVRRYRTAFTREQIARLEKEFYRENYVSRPRRCELAAALNLPETTIKVWFQNRRMKDKRQRLAMSWPHPADPSFYTYMMTHAAATGSLPYPFHSHVPLHYYPHVGVTAAAAAAAASGAAAAPFATSIRPLDTFRALSHPYSRPELLCSFRHPGLYQTPAAAGLNSSAAASAAAAAAAAAAAAAGSGPPGGSAPCSCLSCHSSQTAAAAAAAASALGSRGGAAADFPCTAAGQRSESGFLPYSAAVLSKAAVASPDQREEAPLTR